The sequence below is a genomic window from Candidatus Binataceae bacterium.
CCGGTGTAGAAATCGACGTTGGGATAGAGCCGGCGCGAAACGAAATAGTCGTCTTCCAGCGCGATCCGTTCGAGCTCGAGCGAGATATCGATGAGCGGGTTGCGGCCCATCACGTCGAACACTTCGTAGGCGATACGCTTGACGATCTTGGCCCGCGGATCATAGCTCTTGTACACCCGATGACCGAAGCCCATCAGGCGGCGTTCACCCTTTTTCACGCCCCTGATGAAGTCGGGCACGTTCTTGGGCGAACCGATATCGATCAGCATCCGGATGACGGCTTCATTGGCGCCGCCATGCAGCGGACCATAGAGCGCTGCGGTGGCCGCGGCGACGGCCGAGTAGGGGTCCACCTGCGAACTGCCGACCGCGCGCATCGCGTTAGTCGAGCAATTCTGCTCGTGATCGGCGTGCAGAATAAACAGGATGTCGAGCGCCTTTTCGAGTGTCGGGTTGGGCTTGTAGTTGGTTTCGGTCATGCGAAAGAGCATCGCGAGGAAATTGCCGGTGTAGCTCAGTTCGTTGTCGGGATAGACGTAGGGCAGGCCCCGCGTGTGGCGATAGGCGAAGGCCGCGAGCGTCGGCAGCTTGCCGATCAGGCGGCGCGTCTGCAGGCGGCGCGATTCCAGATCGTTAACCTGCGCGGCCTCGGGATAGAAGGTCGAAAGCGCGCCGATCGTGCCCACCAGCATCCCCATCGGATGGGCGTCGTAGCGGAAGCCCTCCATGAACTTCTTGATGTTCTCATGGACCATCGTATGGGTCTTGATGTTCTGCTCCCACGCCGCGTAGTGCTTGGCGTCAGGCAGCTCGCCCTTGACGATCAGATAGGCGACTTCAAGGTAATTGCTGTGCTCGGCGAGATCCTCGATCGGAAAACCCCGATAGCGCAGGATGCCCTTGTCGCCGTCGATAAAAGTGACGCGACTGCGGCAGGAGGCGGTGTTGGTGAAGGCCGGATCATAGGACATCAGGCCGAAGTCGTCAGGCCCGGTTTTGATATCGCGCAGGGCCGCGGCGCGGATCACGCCGCCGGCCTCGACCGGAACCTCGTAGCTCTTGCCGGTGCGATTGTCGGTAATCGTCAGTGTGTCCTTGGCCATCGATGGGTCCTCCCCGGTTGCGGCGCTTATTGTCAGGCGGCGCGCCGGCAGTTTAAACGTTCAACATACATCCAGATTTCATCAACATATATGCAGTTATATAATTTTTCTCCGCACGATGCAAACGAATGCCGCAGATTTCGCGCAACTCGCATCGGATGCAGCGTGCTGACATTCTACTGCGAACGCAAGGTCAGGCAGATTACCCAAATGCAGGTTACTCTGGATGATTGACAAGCTCATAACCGCAATGTCGGCCTGGATCGTCGGGCTGATCGCGAGCCTCGGCTACGGCGGCGTGCTCATCCTGATGGCGATCGAGAGCGCGTGCATCCCGCTGCCGTCGGAGGTAACGATGCCGTTTGCCGGTTACCTGGTTGCAAGCGGGCGCTTCAATCTGCAATTGGTCGCGCTGGCGGGGGCGAGTGGATGCCTGCTCGGGTCATACGCGGCGTATTACCTCGGCGCGAGCGGCGGCCGCTGGTTCCTCGAGCGTTACGGACGCTACCTGCTGATTGCTCCGCACGAACTCGAAATCGCCGACCGGTTCTTCGCGCGCTGGGGCGGGGCGACGGTTTTCTGGAGCCGTCTACTGCCGGTGGTGCGGACTTTTATCGCGTTCCCGGCGGGCGTCGCGCGGATGCGCCTTTTGCCCTTCACGCTCTACACGCTCGCGGGTTCGTATCTCTGGTGCCTCGCGCTGGCCTACGCCGGGATGGAACTTGGCGCGCACTGGAAGGCGCTTGGACCTTACTTCCATCGCTTCGACGGTGTAATCGGTTTCGCCGTCTTGGTCGGCGCGGCACTCCTGCTGTACAACCGAATCAAACGTTCGCCGCTCGCGCGCGAAACGTCCGCGGCGAAGTAGTCGCGCCTTTATCGCGATATGAGGAGAAGACCATGGATAACGGCAAGCGCAAACTCAGCTTCGGGCTCTGGTATGACTTCCGCAATCCGGTGCAATGGCGGCGCAGTGACAAGGAGATCTACGATGCGATAATCGATCAGGTCGCGTGGGCCGAAACGATCGGGTACGACGACGTCTGGCTGACCGAGCATCATTTCGTCGATGACGGTCACGCCCCCTCACCGCTTATCCTCGCCGCCGCGCTCGCGATGCGCACGAAGAAGATTCGGATCGGCACTTCGGTGCTGCTGCTGCCGCTCTATGATCCAGTGCGCGTAGCCGAGGATGGCGCGACGATCGATCTCTTGTCGGGCGGGCGCTTCGAGTTGGGCGTCGGCGTCGGTTACCGGCGCGAGGAATTCGACGGCCTCGGGATTGCGCATTCGGCGCGCGGCGCCCGCGCCAACGAGGGTCTCGAGATCATTCGGCGGCTGTGGGAGGGCGAAAGCGTCACCTTCAAGAGCAAGCACTTCAACGTCACGAACGCGCGAATCTCGCCGTTGCCGCTGCAGAAGCCGCGTCCGCCGATCTGGGTGGGCGGTTTCGCCAAGGCCTCGGCGCGCCGCGCCGCGCGCCTCGGCGACGGCTATATCGGCACCGGCGACATGCGCGAGATCTATCGGATGTACGTCGAGGAGCTGCGCGTGGCGGGCAAGAATCCCGAGCAAGGGCGAGTCGCCGGCGGCCTCTTCTGGCTGGTCGTCGCCAACGATCCCGAGAAAGCGTGGGCCGCGATCGCGCCGCACGTGCAATTCCAGATCAATGTCTATGCGGACTGGCTCAAGAAAGCCGGACAGGAACTCTTCCCGCCGATGCCCAATCTCGAAGCGCTCAAGGCCAGCGGCATGCTGCAGGTGCTGACGCCCGAAGCCGCGATCAAAACGATCAGCGATTACGCCGCGACAGTACCAATCGAGCGCTTCTACAGCTGGACCATCCCTCCCGGCTTTCCGGTGCGCAATATGGACGAGCACCTCGAACTGATGGCGACCAAGGTCATGCCGCACTTTCGCTAGAACCTTCGCACGGCCTTTGGCGCTGCGAGCGGGAGTGCGCTAAGGTCGGGCGGTCCCGAAAAAGGAGGCCGCCGATGAAGCGCAGCACTGAACGCATCCTGACGACCCATACCGGAAGCCTGCCGCGGCCCGCCGATCTGCTGCCGCTGCTGCGCCAGAAAGATAATGACGAATTGAAGGACGCCGAGGCGCTCGCCGCGAAGGTCAGAAGTGCAGTCATGGCGACCGTGCGCCGCCAGCTCGAGGCCGGGCTCGACATCGTCAACGACGGCGAGATGAGCAAGCCGTCTTACGCCACCTACGTCAAGGACCGGATGAGCGGTTTCGATGGGAGCGAACGAAGCGCACCGATTCGCGGCGCCGACTTTTTGGAGTTCCCGGATTTCGCGCGCGCCAGCGCGGGCGGGATGGGTGCCGCGGGCGTGCACATGAAACGGCCCGCCTGCACCGGACCGATCGCCTATCGCGACCAAGAAGCCTTGCGAGCTGATCTCGAGAATCTCAAAGCCGCTATCGGCAGCGCCCGGGGGGCGGCGGAGTCTGCGACGCGCGGCCAAGGTCCAGCCGAAAGTTTCATGAGCGCGGCCTCACCCGGCGTCGTCAGTTTCTTCCTCAGCAACAAATACTATCCCTCGCACGAAGCTTACCTGCGGGCGATCGCCGAGGCGATCCGGGTCGAATACGAGGCCATCTGCGCCGCGGGCTTCGTGCTCCAGGTCGATTGCCCCGACTTCGCGATGAGCCGCCACGTCCACTATAAGGATTTGAGCCTGGCCGAATTTCGCAAGACGATCGAGCTCCATGTCGACGCGCTCAACCACGCGCTCGCCAACCTGCCGCCGGATCGTGTGCGGGTCCATCTGTGCTGGGGCAACTACCAGGGACCGCATAATCACGACGTGCCGCTGCGCGATATCATCGACATTGTTTTCAAGACTCGGGCGCAGGCGATCTCGTACGAGGCGTCCAATCCGCGCCACGAGCACGAATGGACCGTCTTCAAAAACGTTAAGCTGCCCGACGGCAAAATTCTGATCCCCGGTGTGATCGATTCGGTGACCAACTTCGTTGAGCATCCCGAGGTGGTGGCGCAGCGGATCGGCAATGTCGCGCGCATGGTCGGCCGCGAGAATGTGATTGCCGGCACCGATTGCGGTTTCGGTACGATCGCAGGAGCGTCGGCGGTTGACGGCGAAGTGGCGTGGGCCAAAATGAGGTCGCTGACTGAAGGCGCGCGCCTTGCCTCACAGGAGTTGTGGGGATAGCCCGAATTGACGCATCCAAGGGAAGGAGCCCTTGTCATGAAACGCAGCAGCGAACGCATTCTCACGACTCATACCGGCAGCCTGCCGCGGCCCGACGCCCTGATGCCCCTGATCGAGCAAAAGGATTCAGGCACGCTGCGCGACAAGGCCGCCTTCGACGCGGCGGTGAAGTCCGCCGTCGGCGAGATCGTGCACCAGCAGACCGCGAACGGTGTCGATATCGTCAACGATGGTGAAGTCGACAAACCGTCGTATGCGACCTACCCGAAGGATCGCTTGAGCGGCTTTGGTGGTGTGGTGGAGGATTTTTTCTCGATCGGCGATCTGGTCGATTACCCGGAATACGGCGAGCGTTTTTTTGCCGGCACGACGGTCAGCCGCCTCAAACGGTCCGCCTGTGACGGCCCCGTGGCCTATCGCGATCGCGCCGGACTCGAGACCGAGATCGCCAATTTGAAGGCGGCGGTGGCGCAGGCCAAGCCCGCCGAAGCCTTTATGAGTGCCGCCTCGCCCGGAGTGATCTCGATCTTCCTGCCCAATCGCCACTACAAAACGCACGAGGCCTATCTGACCGCGCTGGCCGACGCGATGAAGGTCGAATACGCGGCGATTCATCAGGCGGGATTCGTTTTGCAAGTCGATTGCCCGGACCTCGCGATGGGCCGCCATATCCAGTTTCCCGACGCCTCGCTGGCGGAGTTCCGCAAGAATATCGAACTGCATGTCGAGACCTTGAATCACGCCCTGAGCGGCATCCCCGAAGATCGCGTCCGGCTCCATTTATGCTGGGGCAACTATGAAGGCCCGCATCATCGCGACGTCCCGCTGCGGGATATTCTGGATATCGTTTTGAAGGCCCACGCTGCTGGAATCTCCTACGAAGCGTCGAACCCGCGTCACGAGCACGAATGGGCGGTCTTCAAGGATGTCAAGCTGCCGGCGGGCAAGGTTTTGATTCCGGGCGTGATCGATTCGGTCAGCAACTTTATCGAGCATCCGGAGCTGGTCGCCCAACGCATCTGCAACGTCGCGCGGCTGGTCGGGCGCGAGAACGTTATCGCCGGGACCGACTGCGGCTTCGCCACGTTCGCCGGCTTTCATACAGTCGATCCGAAAATCACCTGGGCCAAGTTCGCGGCAATGGCGGAGGGCGCGAGACTGGCGTCGAAAGAACTTTGGTGAGAGCCGATTAAACGCGGCGCGCGTCTAGGATACGGTCGCAACAAGAGCGGCGGAGCGCAGCTCCGCCGCTCTTGTCTTTAAGGTCACGCCGCGATGGCGTGACCTTCCTGTCTCAGGATGGGAACCTGAACATGTCCATCAAATCGCCAATCGCGGGTGCATTGGTCGGCGCGTACGAGCCGGCCGCCTGCGTTGGATTCGGCAAGTTGTCGCGGCTCGAAGGAGAGATCGTCGGAACCGCCCAGTTCGCCTCGACAAACTTGGCGAAGGAGACGTGGTCGGCGTACGAATGCGCCATGCCGACGCCCTTAGAGAACGGGGAGACCGCAAGCATCGGGATGCGCGTGCCATCGCCAAACGCATCGATCGGCTGGACGTAACCGGAATCGTAGTAGCCGCCGCCCTCGTCGACCGTGATCAGTATCGCGGTG
It includes:
- a CDS encoding citrate synthase is translated as MAKDTLTITDNRTGKSYEVPVEAGGVIRAAALRDIKTGPDDFGLMSYDPAFTNTASCRSRVTFIDGDKGILRYRGFPIEDLAEHSNYLEVAYLIVKGELPDAKHYAAWEQNIKTHTMVHENIKKFMEGFRYDAHPMGMLVGTIGALSTFYPEAAQVNDLESRRLQTRRLIGKLPTLAAFAYRHTRGLPYVYPDNELSYTGNFLAMLFRMTETNYKPNPTLEKALDILFILHADHEQNCSTNAMRAVGSSQVDPYSAVAAATAALYGPLHGGANEAVIRMLIDIGSPKNVPDFIRGVKKGERRLMGFGHRVYKSYDPRAKIVKRIAYEVFDVMGRNPLIDISLELERIALEDDYFVSRRLYPNVDFYTGVTYQAMGLPMTMFPVLFAIPRTSGWMAQWAEMIRDSEQKIARPRQIYVGEVLRKWTPLSQREAPDQREDKVSDQI
- a CDS encoding cobalamin-independent methionine synthase II family protein, giving the protein MKRSSERILTTHTGSLPRPDALMPLIEQKDSGTLRDKAAFDAAVKSAVGEIVHQQTANGVDIVNDGEVDKPSYATYPKDRLSGFGGVVEDFFSIGDLVDYPEYGERFFAGTTVSRLKRSACDGPVAYRDRAGLETEIANLKAAVAQAKPAEAFMSAASPGVISIFLPNRHYKTHEAYLTALADAMKVEYAAIHQAGFVLQVDCPDLAMGRHIQFPDASLAEFRKNIELHVETLNHALSGIPEDRVRLHLCWGNYEGPHHRDVPLRDILDIVLKAHAAGISYEASNPRHEHEWAVFKDVKLPAGKVLIPGVIDSVSNFIEHPELVAQRICNVARLVGRENVIAGTDCGFATFAGFHTVDPKITWAKFAAMAEGARLASKELW
- a CDS encoding cobalamin-independent methionine synthase II family protein encodes the protein MKRSTERILTTHTGSLPRPADLLPLLRQKDNDELKDAEALAAKVRSAVMATVRRQLEAGLDIVNDGEMSKPSYATYVKDRMSGFDGSERSAPIRGADFLEFPDFARASAGGMGAAGVHMKRPACTGPIAYRDQEALRADLENLKAAIGSARGAAESATRGQGPAESFMSAASPGVVSFFLSNKYYPSHEAYLRAIAEAIRVEYEAICAAGFVLQVDCPDFAMSRHVHYKDLSLAEFRKTIELHVDALNHALANLPPDRVRVHLCWGNYQGPHNHDVPLRDIIDIVFKTRAQAISYEASNPRHEHEWTVFKNVKLPDGKILIPGVIDSVTNFVEHPEVVAQRIGNVARMVGRENVIAGTDCGFGTIAGASAVDGEVAWAKMRSLTEGARLASQELWG
- a CDS encoding LLM class flavin-dependent oxidoreductase — encoded protein: MDNGKRKLSFGLWYDFRNPVQWRRSDKEIYDAIIDQVAWAETIGYDDVWLTEHHFVDDGHAPSPLILAAALAMRTKKIRIGTSVLLLPLYDPVRVAEDGATIDLLSGGRFELGVGVGYRREEFDGLGIAHSARGARANEGLEIIRRLWEGESVTFKSKHFNVTNARISPLPLQKPRPPIWVGGFAKASARRAARLGDGYIGTGDMREIYRMYVEELRVAGKNPEQGRVAGGLFWLVVANDPEKAWAAIAPHVQFQINVYADWLKKAGQELFPPMPNLEALKASGMLQVLTPEAAIKTISDYAATVPIERFYSWTIPPGFPVRNMDEHLELMATKVMPHFR
- a CDS encoding DedA family protein, whose amino-acid sequence is MIDKLITAMSAWIVGLIASLGYGGVLILMAIESACIPLPSEVTMPFAGYLVASGRFNLQLVALAGASGCLLGSYAAYYLGASGGRWFLERYGRYLLIAPHELEIADRFFARWGGATVFWSRLLPVVRTFIAFPAGVARMRLLPFTLYTLAGSYLWCLALAYAGMELGAHWKALGPYFHRFDGVIGFAVLVGAALLLYNRIKRSPLARETSAAK